A single Amphiprion ocellaris isolate individual 3 ecotype Okinawa chromosome 1, ASM2253959v1, whole genome shotgun sequence DNA region contains:
- the LOC111581059 gene encoding cortexin domain-containing 1 protein-like, translated as MEAEGTAEPAFVDVDQGLTLAYIAFLCLLLLAMIIRCAKVIMDPYSAIPTSTWEEQLLDD; from the coding sequence CACTGCAGAGCCAGCTTTTGTGGACGTGGACCAGGGCTTGACTTTGGCCTACATCGCCTTCCTCTGCCTGCTGCTGTTGGCCATGATCATCCGCTGTGCCAAGGTCATAATGGACCCATACAGTGCAATCCCTACCTCCACATGGGAGGAACAGCTCTTAGATGACTAA